A DNA window from Hordeum vulgare subsp. vulgare chromosome 1H, MorexV3_pseudomolecules_assembly, whole genome shotgun sequence contains the following coding sequences:
- the LOC123413197 gene encoding transcription initiation factor IIB-like: MYTSTSSAADERVYCPECHRATEVVLDHATGDTICTECALVLDAHYIDECSEWRNFADDGGGDDRDPSRVGASGDPFLNAKLSTVIVYSNKSSATGVAANALPRMSVRDADASAASENTLVDGFRGIADMADRLGLVATIRDLAKETFKKLYDAKGSPRGRKRDAVYAACLYIACRNLGMPRTYKELASVTAGGAESKKDIGKMTTHIKRLLGEEDGQVMDIGVVSASDYLRRFCSRLGLGNQEVRDAKEAVRKVEEGLDVRRNPESVAAAIIYMVVQRAGAGRSVKDVSVATGVAEGTIKEAHKDLTPHAQMLFG; the protein is encoded by the coding sequence ATGTACACCAGCACCAGCTCTGCTGCCGACGAGCGAGTGTACTGTCCGGAGTGCCACCGCGCGACGGAGGTTGTGCTCGACCACGCCACCGGCGACACAATCTGCACTGAGTGCGCGCTCGTTCTCGACGCGCACTACATCGACGAGTGTTCCGAGTGGCGCAACTTcgccgacgacggcggcggcgacgaccgcGACCCCAGCCGCGTCGGCGCCTCCGGAGACCCCTTCCTCAACGCTAAACTCTCCACGGTCAttgtctactccaacaagtcctccGCCACCGGCGTGGCGGCCAACGCCCTGCCGAGGATGTCGGTGCGCGACGCCGACGCTAGCGCGGCGTCCGAAAATACCCTCGTCGACGGCTTCCGCGGCATCGCTGACATGGCCGACCGGCTTGGCCTCGTGGCCACCATCCGGGACCTGGCCAAGGAGACGTTCAAGAAGCTATACGATGCCAAGGGCTCCCCTCGCGGCCGGAAGCGGGACGCCGTCTACGCTGCCTGCCTCTACATCGCCTGCCGCAACCTCGGCATGCCACGCACGTACAAGGAGCTCGCCTCCGTCACCGCTGGGGGCGCGGAATCCAAGAAGGACATTGGCAAGATGACGACGCACATCAAGAGGCTCCTTGGGGAGGAGGACGGCCAGGTGATGGACATCGGCGTCGTGAGCGCCTCCGACTACCTGCGCCGCTTCTGCTCCCGGCTCGGCCTGGGAAACCAGGAGGTGCGCGACGCGAAGGAGGCCGTGCGGAAGGTCGAGGAAGGCCTCGACGTGCGCCGCAACCCGGAGTCCGTCGCCGCCGCCATCATCTACATGGTTGTGCAGCGTGCTGGCGCCGGCAGGTCTGTCAAGGACGTGTCCGTGGCCACCGGCGTCGCCGAGGGCACCATCAAGGAGGCGCACAAAGACCTCACTCCGCACGCTCAGATGCTCTTCGGCTGA